From the Elusimicrobiota bacterium genome, one window contains:
- a CDS encoding formylglycine-generating enzyme family protein, with protein MRTFGLAAGLAILLCGLLIGPRAQGQAPGAEAAGIVWVSIPGGSFMMGADHYPDEKPAHPVMVRGFEMAKSVVTNKQYRACVAAGACSPPLECVPSNFLGEHYPAVCVSWKQAKAFAEWAGGRLPSEAEWEYAARSGGKQVKFPWGDAEATCRRAVFSEGGFDGCGMERTWPVCSKPEGNTEQGLCDMAGNVWQWCQDWHHENYVGAPADGAAWEKPMGNHRVIRGGSWDRRQRRMMTTHRSDEIPELRVASIGFRPVRDLPRK; from the coding sequence GTGAGGACCTTCGGCCTCGCGGCCGGGCTGGCCATCCTGCTCTGCGGGCTCCTCATCGGTCCGCGGGCGCAGGGCCAGGCGCCCGGGGCCGAGGCGGCGGGCATCGTCTGGGTGAGCATCCCGGGCGGCTCGTTCATGATGGGCGCCGACCATTATCCCGACGAGAAGCCGGCGCATCCGGTCATGGTGCGCGGCTTCGAGATGGCGAAGTCGGTGGTGACCAATAAGCAGTACCGCGCCTGCGTCGCGGCGGGGGCCTGCAGCCCTCCCCTCGAGTGCGTGCCTTCGAACTTCCTCGGCGAACACTACCCGGCGGTCTGCGTGAGCTGGAAGCAGGCGAAGGCCTTCGCCGAGTGGGCGGGCGGGCGCCTGCCGAGCGAGGCCGAGTGGGAGTACGCCGCCCGCTCGGGCGGCAAGCAGGTCAAGTTCCCCTGGGGCGACGCCGAGGCGACCTGCCGGCGCGCGGTCTTCTCGGAGGGGGGCTTCGACGGCTGCGGCATGGAGCGGACCTGGCCGGTCTGCTCGAAGCCGGAAGGGAACACGGAGCAGGGCCTCTGCGACATGGCGGGCAACGTCTGGCAGTGGTGCCAGGACTGGCACCACGAGAACTACGTCGGCGCCCCGGCCGACGGCGCGGCCTGGGAGAAGCCGATGGGCAACCATCGCGTCATCCGCGGCGGCTCCTGGGACCGGCGCCAGCGCCGCATGATGACCACGCACCGCAGCGACGAGATCCCCGAGCTGCGCGTCGCCTCCATCGGCTTCCGCCCCGTCCGCGACCTCCCCAGAAAGTAG
- a CDS encoding proton-conducting transporter membrane subunit: MSLVLLAALAMLLGGTLALFFRDGRRASLCGALGALAGAALGLPPALGALRGRSPAPLALDWSLPFGSFIVGLDALSAFFLVVLLTLCALSAVFGAGYLAGHGAHRRLGPVWFFYGALAASMTLVLVARDAVLFLVAWELMSLASYFLVVFDDEKESVRRAGWTYLVATHLGTAFLLFFFLLLARGAGTTNFYALPGAAGPLAGTAFLLALVGFGTKAGLVPLHVWLPEAHPAAPSHVSSVMSAVMIKTGVYGLLRSLLLLGAPPAWWGWTLLGVGAATACYGALSALAQRDLKRLLAYSSVENVGIIVLGIGLGVLGRAGGHPLVAVLGFGGALLHVLNHALFKGLLFMGAGSVLSAVGTRDMEHMGGLLKRMPWTGAAFLVAAAAACGLPPLNGFVGEFLLYSAAFHAAAREGAAWGPLAIAALALAGALALAAFAKAVGIVFLGEPRGERAAAAREAGWTMRAPLLLLAVFCVLSGHWGALVLYASSGALAQLAGLGPASFVLSMQGTLSTLWYVSAGFSLVVLLALLLALLRERLLSGREVGEGLTWDCGYAAPTARMQYTASSFAEPLTTFFGPLLRVRERAHGPEGFFPAAATFETETPGLFRERVYKPLFEAGLRLALKLRWVQHGRIQLYVLYIALTLLALLVWKLG, translated from the coding sequence TTGAGCCTCGTCCTTCTCGCCGCTCTCGCGATGCTTCTGGGCGGGACCCTCGCGCTCTTCTTCCGGGACGGACGCCGCGCCTCGCTCTGCGGCGCCCTCGGCGCGCTCGCCGGCGCCGCGCTGGGCCTGCCGCCGGCGCTGGGAGCCCTGCGGGGACGCTCGCCGGCGCCGCTCGCCCTCGACTGGAGCCTGCCCTTCGGCTCTTTCATCGTCGGGCTCGACGCGCTCTCGGCCTTCTTCCTCGTCGTCCTCCTGACGCTCTGCGCCCTCTCCGCCGTCTTCGGCGCGGGCTACCTCGCGGGCCACGGCGCGCATCGGCGCCTGGGCCCGGTCTGGTTCTTCTACGGCGCGCTCGCCGCCAGCATGACCCTCGTGCTCGTCGCGCGCGACGCGGTGCTCTTCCTCGTCGCCTGGGAGCTCATGTCGCTGGCCTCCTACTTCCTCGTCGTCTTCGACGACGAGAAGGAGAGCGTCCGCCGCGCGGGCTGGACCTACCTGGTCGCGACGCACCTGGGGACGGCGTTCCTGCTCTTCTTCTTCCTCCTCCTCGCGCGCGGAGCCGGCACGACGAACTTCTACGCGCTGCCGGGCGCCGCGGGCCCGCTCGCGGGGACGGCCTTCCTCCTCGCGCTCGTCGGCTTCGGGACGAAGGCGGGACTCGTGCCGCTGCACGTCTGGCTGCCCGAGGCGCACCCGGCCGCGCCGAGCCACGTCTCCTCGGTGATGTCGGCGGTGATGATCAAGACGGGCGTCTACGGCCTGCTGCGGTCCCTGCTGCTCCTGGGCGCGCCGCCGGCCTGGTGGGGCTGGACCCTGCTGGGAGTCGGCGCCGCGACCGCCTGCTACGGGGCCCTCTCGGCCCTGGCCCAGCGCGACCTCAAGCGCCTGCTCGCCTACTCGAGCGTCGAGAACGTCGGCATCATCGTGCTCGGCATCGGTCTCGGCGTCCTGGGCCGCGCGGGGGGCCACCCGCTCGTCGCCGTGCTCGGCTTCGGCGGCGCGCTGCTCCATGTCCTCAACCACGCGCTCTTCAAGGGTCTCCTCTTCATGGGCGCGGGCTCGGTGCTCTCGGCGGTCGGCACGCGCGACATGGAGCATATGGGCGGCCTGCTCAAGCGCATGCCGTGGACGGGCGCGGCCTTCCTCGTCGCGGCGGCCGCGGCCTGCGGCCTTCCGCCGCTCAACGGCTTCGTCGGGGAGTTCCTCCTCTATAGCGCCGCCTTCCACGCCGCGGCGCGGGAAGGGGCGGCGTGGGGGCCTCTCGCCATCGCCGCGCTCGCCCTCGCGGGCGCGCTCGCGCTCGCGGCCTTCGCGAAGGCGGTCGGCATCGTCTTCCTGGGCGAGCCGCGCGGCGAGAGGGCGGCCGCGGCGAGGGAGGCGGGCTGGACGATGCGCGCGCCGCTGCTGCTCCTCGCCGTCTTCTGCGTCCTCAGCGGGCACTGGGGCGCGCTCGTCCTCTACGCCTCGTCCGGGGCGCTCGCGCAGCTCGCCGGCCTCGGGCCGGCCTCTTTCGTGCTCTCGATGCAGGGGACGCTCTCGACGCTCTGGTACGTCTCGGCCGGCTTCTCGCTGGTCGTCCTCCTCGCGCTCCTCCTCGCCCTCCTGCGCGAGAGACTGCTCTCGGGCCGCGAGGTCGGCGAGGGGCTCACCTGGGACTGCGGCTACGCGGCGCCGACCGCGCGCATGCAGTACACCGCCTCCTCCTTCGCCGAGCCGCTGACGACCTTCTTCGGCCCGCTCCTGCGCGTGCGCGAGCGCGCGCACGGCCCGGAGGGATTCTTCCCTGCCGCCGCGACCTTCGAGACCGAGACGCCCGGGCTCTTCCGCGAGCGGGTCTACAAGCCGCTCTTCGAGGCGGGGCTGCGCCTCGCGCTGAAGCTGCGCTGGGTCCAGCACGGGCGCATCCAGCTCTACGTCCTCTACATCGCGCTGACGCTGCTGGCGCTGCTCGTATGGAAGCTCGGATGA
- a CDS encoding type II toxin-antitoxin system RelE/ParE family toxin: MTQARGWPWRISHICDILRGSGDFGSGGGDGSGPRRYEVVLARDAREFLADMPEKHRRKAMALLQRLSELGPDLLRPHADALRGKIRELRCGFARLEYRFLYFFDGDRAIPTHGFLKKSAAVPERELRRAERFYDDFSREERRH; this comes from the coding sequence ATGACGCAGGCACGCGGATGGCCCTGGCGGATATCACATATTTGTGATATACTTCGGGGGTCGGGAGATTTTGGCTCCGGCGGCGGAGATGGAAGCGGCCCGCGCAGGTACGAGGTCGTGCTGGCCCGGGACGCACGGGAATTCCTCGCCGACATGCCGGAGAAGCACCGGAGGAAGGCGATGGCCCTTCTCCAGCGCCTCTCGGAGCTCGGTCCGGACCTGCTCCGGCCGCACGCCGATGCGCTCAGAGGGAAAATCCGGGAGCTGCGCTGCGGCTTCGCGCGCCTCGAATACCGTTTTCTTTACTTCTTCGACGGCGACCGCGCGATTCCGACGCACGGCTTCCTCAAGAAGAGCGCCGCCGTCCCGGAGCGGGAACTGCGGAGAGCTGAACGCTTCTATGACGACTTCTCCCGCGAAGAGCGGAGACACTGA
- the topA gene encoding type I DNA topoisomerase translates to MKLVIVESPNKVRKIREFLGAGFRVAASFGHVRDLPAKGGLAVAFENGRILPTYEMLERSGRHIAELAELAKEAEEVLLATDPDREGEAIAWHVSKLLGERRYRRVVFHAVTKAAVQKAMEAPRELDQHLIDAQQARRVLDRVVGWVVSPTLRRVGKEARSAGRVQSVALRLVAEREKEIKKHRTVEYHVLSAKLEKAGTPPPFSAKLIEWKGRPLAQRLNDPTLAAKTVEWCKKQKWQVLGCDRRESVRNPPPPFSTATVQQAASVRLGFNPDVTMKVLQSLFEDGKITYHRTDSTALSAEGIASARAIVGKQFAPEYLPKDPVIHSTKAANAQEAHEAIRPTHPESGPDAEGAGDAGKLYRLIWQRFIACQMASGRDQITTLDVACAPGVWKTDEGKIVPMALFQAKGKVLVFDGWRKLTGEDATEEAKKKAPKKKGAAAESDAAAEADDEEESDDLLPMLEAGDPLNLLGLDALKRSTKPPPRYTQASLIKKLEHDGIGRPSTYANIMRVILERGYVKEEKRKLQATPLGLGVTDFLLRFYKGNFIDLDYTARLEEDLDRIARGEAAWEKVVTDASFAVLELAKRAGLRYDPLAPQPPTPLPPHGRGSGDEGGRTAPPAASK, encoded by the coding sequence ATGAAGCTCGTCATCGTCGAGTCCCCCAACAAGGTCCGCAAGATCCGCGAGTTCCTCGGCGCGGGCTTCCGCGTCGCGGCCTCCTTCGGCCACGTGCGCGATCTGCCGGCCAAGGGCGGGCTCGCCGTCGCCTTCGAGAACGGGCGCATCCTCCCCACCTACGAGATGCTCGAGCGCTCCGGCCGCCACATCGCCGAGCTCGCCGAGCTCGCGAAGGAGGCCGAGGAGGTCCTGCTCGCCACCGACCCCGACCGGGAGGGCGAGGCCATCGCCTGGCACGTGAGCAAGCTGCTCGGCGAGCGCCGCTACCGCCGCGTCGTCTTCCACGCCGTCACCAAGGCCGCGGTGCAGAAGGCCATGGAAGCGCCCCGCGAGCTCGACCAGCACCTCATCGACGCCCAGCAGGCGCGGCGCGTGCTCGACCGCGTCGTCGGCTGGGTCGTCAGCCCGACTTTGCGCCGTGTCGGCAAGGAGGCGCGCAGCGCCGGGCGCGTGCAGTCGGTCGCGCTGCGCCTCGTCGCCGAGCGCGAGAAGGAGATCAAGAAGCACCGGACCGTCGAGTACCATGTGCTCTCGGCCAAGCTCGAGAAGGCCGGCACCCCCCCGCCCTTCTCGGCCAAGCTCATCGAGTGGAAGGGCCGGCCGCTGGCCCAGCGCCTGAACGACCCGACCCTCGCCGCCAAGACCGTCGAGTGGTGCAAGAAGCAGAAGTGGCAGGTCCTCGGCTGCGACCGCCGCGAGAGCGTGCGCAACCCGCCGCCCCCCTTCAGCACCGCCACCGTCCAGCAGGCCGCCTCGGTCCGGCTCGGCTTCAACCCCGACGTCACGATGAAGGTCCTGCAGTCGCTCTTCGAGGACGGCAAGATCACCTACCACCGCACCGACTCGACCGCGCTCTCGGCCGAGGGCATCGCCTCCGCGCGCGCGATCGTCGGCAAGCAGTTCGCGCCCGAGTACCTGCCCAAGGACCCCGTCATCCACTCGACGAAGGCCGCCAACGCCCAGGAGGCGCACGAGGCCATCCGCCCCACCCACCCCGAGTCCGGCCCCGACGCCGAGGGCGCGGGCGACGCGGGCAAGCTCTATCGGCTCATCTGGCAGCGCTTCATCGCCTGCCAGATGGCCAGCGGCCGCGACCAGATCACGACCCTCGACGTCGCCTGCGCGCCCGGCGTCTGGAAGACCGACGAGGGGAAGATCGTCCCCATGGCGCTCTTCCAGGCCAAGGGAAAGGTCCTCGTCTTCGACGGCTGGCGCAAGCTCACCGGCGAGGACGCCACCGAAGAAGCGAAGAAGAAGGCCCCGAAGAAGAAGGGCGCCGCGGCCGAGAGCGACGCCGCCGCCGAAGCCGACGACGAGGAGGAGTCCGACGACCTTCTCCCCATGCTCGAGGCCGGCGACCCCCTGAACCTGCTCGGCCTCGACGCGCTCAAGCGCTCGACGAAGCCCCCGCCGCGCTACACGCAGGCCTCGCTCATCAAGAAGCTCGAGCACGACGGCATCGGCCGCCCCTCCACCTACGCCAACATCATGCGCGTCATCCTCGAGCGCGGCTACGTCAAAGAAGAGAAGCGCAAGCTCCAGGCCACCCCGCTCGGCCTCGGCGTCACCGACTTCCTCCTGCGCTTCTACAAGGGCAACTTCATCGACCTCGACTACACCGCCCGGCTGGAGGAAGACCTCGACCGCATCGCCCGCGGCGAGGCCGCCTGGGAGAAGGTCGTCACCGACGCGAGCTTCGCCGTCCTCGAGCTCGCCAAGCGCGCCGGCCTCCGCTACGACCCCCTCGCCCCCCAGCCCCCCACCCCTCTCCCGCCACACGGGAGAGGGTCAGGGGATGAGGGGGGCCGCACCGCGCCCCCCGCCGCCTCCAAATAG
- a CDS encoding RecQ family ATP-dependent DNA helicase: protein MKPPSDALQALLKKHWGYPTFKPLQKEAAEAAIAGKDALVVLPTGGGKSLCYQLPAAAGSGLVLVVSPLIALMDDQVAAAREAGLKADALHSNLDDDEKTSAYTRLAAGETQLLYVSPERLLVGDILEDAGPRLTVLAVDEAHCVSHWGHEFRPEYRRLAEVFDRFPLASRMALTATATPEVQDDICVQLGLREPLRLIGHPDRPNLVYRAFPRRDQAAQVLEVVRRHPGQGGIVYAQTRKDVERLAEGLTAHGLSCAPYHAGLNADQRRKTQADFVGEKLDVVVATIAFGMGIDRSDVRYVVHANTPRSVEHYQQESGRAGRDGLPAECVLLFAASDLALHRWLAKKDADLPPERERALERQLRSIGRYAVSPLCRHRLLSEHFGAAYAAPNDEEGCGACDVCLGETKGLTPDEALLTSKKLLSAAWRTEGRFGTGYVVKLLLGRSEERMERQGHDKLQVFGLLKDAGEPAVRSWLDQLIVQGFLEVVEGEYPLLRITDAGKALCQGEGVVRLGIPVPRGKGKKAKGKAAKGNLPLLDADAELFERLRALRRRLADKLGVPPYVVFHDATLMELAALKPRTLDDLRGIKGIGERKLERYGPLFLKALSGENPE from the coding sequence ATGAAGCCCCCCTCCGACGCCCTGCAGGCCCTGCTCAAGAAGCACTGGGGCTACCCCACCTTCAAGCCGCTCCAGAAGGAGGCCGCCGAGGCCGCCATCGCCGGCAAGGACGCGCTCGTCGTCCTGCCCACCGGCGGCGGCAAGAGTCTCTGCTACCAGCTCCCCGCCGCGGCCGGCAGCGGGCTCGTCCTCGTCGTCTCGCCGCTCATCGCGCTCATGGACGACCAGGTCGCCGCCGCGCGCGAGGCCGGGCTCAAGGCCGACGCCCTGCACTCGAACCTCGACGACGACGAGAAGACCTCCGCCTACACCCGGCTCGCCGCCGGCGAGACCCAGCTCCTCTACGTCAGCCCCGAGCGCCTCCTCGTCGGCGACATCCTCGAGGACGCCGGCCCCCGTCTCACCGTGCTCGCGGTCGACGAGGCCCACTGCGTCTCCCACTGGGGCCACGAGTTCCGCCCCGAGTACCGCCGCTTAGCCGAGGTCTTCGACCGCTTCCCCCTCGCTTCGCGCATGGCGCTCACCGCCACCGCCACCCCCGAGGTCCAGGACGACATCTGCGTCCAGCTCGGCCTGCGGGAGCCCCTGCGCCTCATCGGCCATCCCGACCGGCCCAACCTCGTCTACCGCGCCTTCCCCCGCCGCGACCAGGCCGCCCAGGTCCTCGAGGTCGTCCGCCGCCACCCCGGCCAGGGCGGCATCGTCTACGCCCAGACCCGCAAGGACGTCGAGCGCCTCGCCGAGGGGCTCACCGCGCACGGGCTCTCCTGCGCGCCCTACCACGCCGGCCTGAACGCCGACCAGCGCCGCAAGACGCAGGCGGACTTCGTCGGCGAGAAGCTCGACGTCGTCGTCGCCACCATCGCCTTCGGCATGGGCATCGACCGCTCGGACGTCCGCTACGTCGTGCACGCGAACACCCCCCGCTCGGTCGAGCACTACCAGCAGGAATCCGGCCGGGCCGGCCGCGACGGCCTCCCCGCCGAGTGCGTGCTCCTCTTCGCCGCCTCCGACCTCGCGCTCCACCGCTGGCTCGCCAAGAAGGACGCCGACCTGCCCCCCGAGCGCGAGCGCGCGCTCGAGCGCCAGCTGCGCTCCATCGGCCGCTACGCCGTCTCCCCGCTCTGCCGCCACAGACTTCTTAGCGAACATTTCGGAGCCGCGTATGCGGCTCCGAACGACGAGGAGGGCTGCGGCGCCTGCGACGTCTGCCTCGGCGAGACCAAGGGCCTCACGCCCGACGAGGCCCTGCTCACCTCCAAGAAGCTCTTAAGCGCCGCCTGGCGCACCGAAGGCCGCTTCGGCACCGGCTATGTGGTCAAGCTCCTGCTCGGCCGCTCCGAGGAGCGCATGGAGCGCCAGGGCCACGACAAGCTCCAGGTCTTCGGCCTCCTCAAGGACGCCGGCGAGCCGGCCGTCCGCTCCTGGCTCGACCAGCTCATCGTCCAGGGCTTCCTCGAGGTCGTCGAAGGCGAGTACCCGCTCCTGCGCATCACCGACGCCGGCAAGGCGCTCTGCCAAGGCGAGGGCGTCGTGCGCCTCGGCATCCCCGTCCCGCGCGGCAAAGGCAAGAAGGCCAAAGGCAAGGCCGCGAAAGGCAATCTTCCGTTGCTCGACGCCGACGCCGAGCTCTTCGAGCGCCTGCGCGCCCTGCGCCGCCGCCTCGCCGACAAGCTCGGCGTGCCCCCCTACGTCGTCTTCCACGACGCCACGCTCATGGAGCTCGCCGCCCTCAAGCCCCGCACGCTCGACGATCTGCGCGGCATCAAGGGCATCGGCGAGCGCAAGCTCGAGCGCTACGGCCCCCTTTTCCTGAAAGCCCTCTCCGGAGAGAACCCCGAATGA
- a CDS encoding HEAT repeat domain-containing protein — translation MNEIETLIQNIMDQEVGYPIEGMRALIAKGEAAAAPLQAAVLKRAEEKWFNPVPLLVVLGELRTAAALPFFIERLKASKDEVVLDAVSDAISKLGEKALPSVVKLLEDGEPGAKYWALATLGRIGKTAIPHLRAALKKYPEHAGVIALSLGKLDDKSVLEELKAIYVALREDSPCHEDVGDAIGHLSGAEPFTHEQLNLHPWVTLWRPRPVFGWTPSATAARVGYIVWDEHRQGRVPKDRPAKRPLAEVLKPCTDPHHHHHGEEGDCAECGRKIRRVAGLAVCPDNAFGSTLHQEDLLQQCLKHGLKTIPQALDDLDDEVITDAHEWEDFGDERQDAWLLAQHTFEFLLLEGCDDLQAGIEKLRALRAGLGKLWGLPQEEFYDDELKALEANIAAGRGITVQRDAAKIGRNDPCPCSSGKKYKKCCGK, via the coding sequence ATGAACGAGATCGAGACCCTGATTCAGAACATCATGGACCAGGAGGTCGGCTACCCCATCGAGGGCATGCGCGCCCTCATCGCGAAGGGCGAAGCCGCCGCCGCGCCCCTCCAGGCCGCCGTGCTCAAGCGCGCCGAAGAGAAGTGGTTCAACCCCGTGCCCCTCCTCGTCGTCTTGGGCGAGCTCCGCACCGCCGCCGCCCTCCCCTTCTTCATCGAACGCCTGAAGGCCTCGAAGGACGAGGTCGTCCTCGACGCCGTCTCCGACGCCATTTCGAAGCTCGGCGAGAAGGCCCTGCCCTCCGTCGTGAAGCTCCTCGAGGACGGCGAGCCCGGCGCCAAATACTGGGCGCTCGCCACCCTGGGCCGCATCGGCAAGACCGCCATCCCCCACCTGCGCGCCGCGCTCAAGAAGTACCCCGAGCACGCCGGCGTCATCGCCCTCTCGCTCGGCAAGCTCGACGACAAGTCGGTCTTAGAGGAGCTCAAGGCCATCTACGTCGCCCTGCGCGAGGACTCCCCGTGCCACGAGGACGTCGGCGACGCCATCGGCCATCTCTCCGGCGCCGAGCCCTTCACGCACGAACAGCTCAACCTCCACCCCTGGGTCACGCTCTGGCGCCCCCGCCCCGTCTTCGGCTGGACCCCCAGCGCCACCGCCGCCCGGGTCGGCTACATCGTCTGGGACGAGCATCGCCAGGGCCGGGTCCCCAAGGACCGACCCGCCAAGCGCCCGCTCGCCGAGGTCCTCAAGCCGTGCACGGACCCCCATCACCACCACCACGGCGAAGAGGGCGACTGCGCCGAGTGCGGCCGCAAGATCCGCCGCGTCGCCGGCCTCGCCGTCTGCCCCGACAACGCGTTCGGCTCCACGCTCCATCAGGAAGACCTGCTCCAGCAGTGCCTCAAGCACGGCCTCAAGACGATCCCTCAGGCCTTAGACGACCTCGACGACGAGGTCATCACCGACGCCCACGAGTGGGAGGACTTCGGCGACGAGCGCCAGGACGCCTGGCTGCTCGCCCAGCACACCTTCGAGTTCCTCCTGCTCGAGGGCTGCGACGACCTCCAGGCCGGCATCGAGAAGCTCCGCGCCCTGCGCGCCGGGCTCGGCAAGCTCTGGGGCCTGCCCCAGGAAGAGTTCTACGACGACGAGCTCAAGGCGCTGGAAGCCAACATCGCCGCCGGCCGCGGCATCACCGTCCAGCGCGACGCCGCCAAGATCGGCCGCAACGACCCCTGCCCCTGCTCCTCCGGCAAGAAGTACAAGAAGTGCTGCGGTAAGTAG
- a CDS encoding MFS transporter produces the protein MASKLSVWQQMRGLQSNFWCANWMEANERLAYFGARAILPLYMIYSVAQGGLGLTYAEKGTIFSIWAIIQCLVPMVSGGFTDQYGYKKSLYVAYTINIIGYLCYSVAGGFWSALASSCLIGLGTAIFKPPVQGTIAKASTEDNSSIAWGIFYWMVNVGGFLAPILAAILRGETNFKLVFLCAAGVTAFNFIPTYFFYQEPEKAPDAKKKTVAETFITTITTLKDKNFLIFLGIFSGFWLMFMQLWDLLPNFIDEWVTSTDIAPLFAWISKDTVLASGNVKPEMLINIDSFAIIALMLPISWLTGKFHPMVALIGGMVISVAAFIWAGATPLGSMVALAIFVFAIGEMVCSPKFSEYIGLTAPPDKKALYMGYSNIPFAIGWGVGNFASGFLYESMGSKIRFARLYLTDVLGQSAEAVKALPNEKVMDAMLALMNGGKGATMQEANKLLWDLHHPWKVWVVLGMVGVASTLGMMVYYYNHQRMAKPKPMPAELEVERAD, from the coding sequence ATGGCGAGCAAACTGTCGGTGTGGCAGCAGATGCGCGGGCTCCAGTCCAATTTCTGGTGCGCGAACTGGATGGAGGCCAACGAGCGGCTGGCCTACTTCGGGGCGCGGGCCATCCTCCCGCTCTACATGATCTACTCGGTGGCGCAGGGCGGCCTGGGCCTGACCTACGCCGAGAAGGGCACCATATTCTCCATCTGGGCCATCATCCAGTGCCTCGTCCCGATGGTCTCGGGCGGCTTCACCGACCAGTACGGCTACAAGAAGTCCCTCTATGTGGCCTACACCATCAACATCATCGGCTACCTGTGCTATTCGGTGGCGGGCGGGTTCTGGAGCGCGCTGGCTTCCTCGTGCCTCATCGGTCTGGGCACGGCCATCTTCAAGCCGCCGGTGCAGGGCACCATCGCGAAGGCGTCGACCGAGGACAACAGCTCGATCGCCTGGGGCATCTTCTACTGGATGGTCAACGTGGGCGGCTTCCTGGCGCCGATCCTGGCGGCCATCCTGCGCGGCGAGACGAACTTCAAGCTCGTCTTCCTCTGCGCGGCGGGGGTGACGGCGTTCAACTTCATCCCGACCTACTTCTTCTATCAGGAGCCGGAGAAGGCGCCGGACGCGAAGAAGAAGACGGTCGCGGAGACCTTCATCACGACCATCACCACGCTCAAGGACAAGAACTTCCTCATCTTCCTGGGCATCTTCAGCGGCTTCTGGCTCATGTTCATGCAGCTCTGGGACCTGCTGCCGAACTTCATCGACGAGTGGGTGACCTCGACCGACATCGCCCCGCTCTTCGCGTGGATCAGCAAGGACACGGTGCTGGCGAGCGGGAACGTGAAGCCGGAGATGCTCATCAACATCGACTCCTTCGCCATCATCGCGCTCATGCTGCCCATCTCGTGGCTGACGGGCAAGTTCCATCCGATGGTCGCGCTCATCGGCGGCATGGTCATCTCGGTGGCGGCCTTCATCTGGGCGGGCGCGACGCCGCTGGGCTCGATGGTGGCGCTGGCGATCTTCGTCTTCGCCATCGGCGAGATGGTCTGCAGCCCGAAGTTCTCGGAGTACATCGGGCTCACCGCCCCGCCGGACAAGAAGGCGCTCTACATGGGCTACTCGAACATCCCCTTCGCCATCGGCTGGGGCGTCGGGAACTTCGCCTCGGGCTTCCTCTACGAGAGCATGGGCAGCAAGATCCGCTTCGCGCGGCTCTACCTGACCGACGTGCTGGGCCAGAGCGCGGAGGCGGTGAAGGCCCTGCCCAACGAGAAGGTCATGGACGCGATGCTGGCGCTCATGAACGGCGGCAAGGGCGCGACGATGCAGGAAGCCAACAAGCTCCTCTGGGACCTCCACCATCCCTGGAAGGTCTGGGTGGTGCTGGGCATGGTCGGCGTCGCCTCGACGCTGGGCATGATGGTCTACTACTACAACCACCAGCGCATGGCGAAGCCGAAGCCGATGCCGGCCGAGCTGGAAGTGGAGCGGGCAGACTGA
- a CDS encoding helix-turn-helix transcriptional regulator, with protein sequence MRPTRRPQPRRLDGAVEFRDLLREDLKKPGFRKDFEAYYLELRVAEKLHALREERRMTQKELAARLKMNQNAVSRLEACEHSMTLRTLQRVAAALGYEIDIRFKPASLRRL encoded by the coding sequence ATGAGACCGACCCGTCGACCGCAGCCGCGCCGCTTGGACGGCGCCGTCGAGTTCCGCGACCTCCTGCGCGAAGACCTCAAGAAGCCGGGCTTCCGCAAGGATTTCGAGGCCTATTACCTCGAGCTCCGCGTCGCGGAGAAGCTCCACGCCCTGCGCGAGGAGCGCCGCATGACCCAGAAGGAGCTCGCCGCCCGCCTGAAGATGAACCAGAACGCGGTCTCCCGCCTGGAGGCCTGCGAGCACAGCATGACCCTGCGCACCCTCCAGCGCGTCGCCGCCGCCCTCGGCTATGAGATCGACATCCGCTTCAAGCCGGCCTCCCTCCGGCGGCTCTAA
- a CDS encoding PTS sugar transporter subunit IIA, giving the protein MQLGVKDAARLLSVPEKTVYGWIEEGRLPACRVGGQYIFNRAELLEWATAQKVKVSPDIFTESGGELPSLADALAAGGARTLRTCRDKADALRLAVSFMPLPEGTDRDFLLEMILSREALSSTGVGEGIAMPHARNPVVLSVEGPLVSLYFLEPAMDFGAADGKPVHTLFVIVSPTIRSHLHMLSRLAFMLHESLFRDMLARRAAHELLVVEARRVEDALRTRGKR; this is encoded by the coding sequence ATGCAGCTGGGTGTCAAAGACGCCGCGCGTCTGCTTTCCGTACCCGAGAAGACCGTCTACGGCTGGATCGAAGAAGGCCGCCTGCCCGCCTGCCGGGTGGGCGGGCAATACATCTTCAACCGGGCCGAGCTCCTCGAGTGGGCGACGGCTCAGAAGGTGAAGGTCTCCCCGGACATCTTCACGGAGAGCGGCGGCGAGCTGCCCTCGCTGGCCGACGCCCTGGCGGCGGGCGGCGCGCGGACCCTGCGCACCTGCCGCGATAAGGCCGACGCCCTGCGCCTGGCGGTCTCCTTCATGCCGCTGCCGGAGGGGACGGACCGGGACTTCCTCCTCGAGATGATCCTCTCCCGCGAGGCGCTGTCCTCGACCGGGGTCGGCGAGGGCATCGCGATGCCGCACGCGCGCAACCCGGTCGTGCTCAGCGTGGAGGGTCCGCTCGTCTCGCTCTACTTCCTCGAGCCGGCGATGGACTTCGGGGCCGCGGACGGCAAGCCGGTGCACACCCTCTTCGTCATCGTGAGCCCGACCATCCGCTCGCACCTGCACATGCTCTCGCGCCTGGCCTTCATGCTCCACGAGTCCCTCTTCCGCGACATGCTCGCGCGCCGCGCCGCCCACGAGCTCCTGGTCGTCGAGGCCCGCCGCGTCGAGGACGCATTGCGCACCCGGGGGAAGCGTTGA